TTGGTAATGTGGAGATCTCATCTCCCATCAGGGTTTGCTGCACCAGTGCTTTTTCGTTATTTGCCAATATATCCACCATCTCCTCTCCCGTTATTTCATGAGTCGCCTGTAATCGTTGCATTTTTTTAAACCTCTTATCACATACCTGCAATAATATCTTCCACTTTCTGACGGTCTATGGTATCACCGTTGAATAGCTCTTTGGTAGTATAGAACCTGTTCTGGATCTGGAGTACAGGTGCTGACATGGTAAATACACTGTTCATGGTCAGTTCAGTTAATGCAGCAGGAGTGCTCATGTCCATTTCATTATAAGCAATCCCTGAATCACTTAATATCTTTTTCAGTATCTGGCAGTTAGGACAGACTTTTGTGGAATATATTGTTATTTGTGACATACTATCGCCCCATCGGTAAAGATTGAATTAATAGGAGAAGATATAATGATATTTTGAACTAGATTTGAATATAATGATTATGTATTTGTTATCTATACTGGTAACAGATATACGGATTGGAACACTCGGAATATTTGTTTCACAATCACCAGGCAACATAGGGTGGTATCAGTTCTGGTAACAGATGGGTTCAGGACAATTAAATAATTTGGCAAATTATAAGCTTGTACCTGATTATCAAGTCCAAATATAATTGTATTCCTGGTTGATATTATGAAATTAGACGAAATAACAATAACAAGAGCCATTGTAGAAGAATTCACATCAGATTTTTTAACATGTACTGATACAGAAGTTGCACTGGTTGGGGGAGGTCCTGCAAATCTGGTTGCTGCTAAAATACTTGCCGAAGCAGGTGTAAGCACGGTGCTCTTTGAGAGAAAACTGGCTATCGGAGGCGGCATGTGGGGTGGTGGTATGATGATGCCCAGGATAGTTATTCAAGAAGAGGCAAAGCGCATCCTGGATGACTTCGGAGTCAGATATAAAGAATACAAAACCGGCTATTATGTGGCAGACTCAATTGAATGCGTATGCAGGCTGGCCTCTGAAGCCATTTCTGCGGGAGCAAAGATCTTCAATCTTATCAGTGTGGATGATGTGATGATCAGGGAAGGTGATGCAGTAACCGGTC
This region of Methanosarcinales archaeon genomic DNA includes:
- a CDS encoding NrdH-redoxin, translated to MSQITIYSTKVCPNCQILKKILSDSGIAYNEMDMSTPAALTELTMNSVFTMSAPVLQIQNRFYTTKELFNGDTIDRQKVEDIIAGM
- a CDS encoding thiazole biosynthesis protein, translated to MKLDEITITRAIVEEFTSDFLTCTDTEVALVGGGPANLVAAKILAEAGVSTVLFERKLAIGGGMWGGGMMMPRIVIQEEAKRILDDFGVRYKEYKTGYYVADSIECVCRLASEAISAGAKIFNLISVDDVMIREGDAVTGLVINWTAVGLQKLHVDPMTIRARVVIDGTGHEASVCSTVARKIPGALTVVGEKPMWADVGEHIIMDNTKEVYPGLIVTGMAANAVAGAPRMGPVFGGMLLSGEKAARLAIAKLDIK